The proteins below come from a single Rosa rugosa chromosome 2, drRosRugo1.1, whole genome shotgun sequence genomic window:
- the LOC133732018 gene encoding alpha-glucan phosphorylase, H isozyme — protein sequence MAKPKGDASKIPAAANPLAEEPTKIASNINYHANFSPHFSPFKFEPEQAYYATAESVRDRLIQNWNETYLHFHRKNPKQTYYLSMEYLQGRALTNAIGNLNVQSAYAEALNKLGHELENITEQEKDAALGNGGLGRLASCFLDSMATLNLPAWGYGLRYRYGLFKQRIGKDGQEETAEDWLEKFSPWEVVRHDVVYPVRFFGRVHVNPEGSRKWVEGEVLQALAYDVPIPGYKTKNTISLRLWDAKASSEDFNLFKFNDGQYEPAAQLHSRAQQICAVLYPGDATEEGKLLRLKQQFFLCSASLQDIIFRFKERKQGTELKWSEFPTKVAVQMNDTHPTLAIPELMRLLLDEEGLGWDEAWDVTTRTVAYTNHTVLPEALEKWSQTVMWKLLPRHMEIIQEIDKRFIDMVRATRTDLESKIPTMCVLDNNPQKPVVRMANLCVVSGHTVNGVAELHSDILKNELFADYVSLWPSKFQNKTNGITPRRWLKFCSPELSNIITKWLKTDEWATNLDLLVGLRKLADDAKLQEEWASAKMANKKRLAQYIEHVTGVKIDPNTLFDIQVKRIHEYKRQLLNILGAIYRYKKLKEMSPEERKKATPRTVMIGGKAFATYTNAKRIVKLVNDVGAVVNTDPEVNSYLKVVFVPNYNVSVAELLIPGSELSQHISTAGMEASGTSNMKFSLNGCLIIGTLDGANVEIREEIGQENFFLFGATADEVPKLRKDRENGLFKPDPRFEEAKKFIRSGAFGSYDYNPLLDSLEGNSGFGRADYFLVGHDFAGYLDAQARVDEAYKDRKKWLKMSILSTAGSGKFSSDRTIAQYAKEIWKIEECRVP from the exons ATGGCGAAACCGAAAGGCGATGCCTCGAAGATTCCGGCAGCGGCGAATCCTCTGGCCGAGGAACCGACGAAGATTGCGTCCAACATCAATTACCACGCGAATTTCAGCCCTCACTTCTCGCCGTTCAAGTTCGAGCCTGAGCAAGCCTACTACGCCACCGCCGAGAGCGTCCGCGACCGTCTGATCCAA AATTGGAACGAGACGTACCTGCATTTCCACAGGAAGAATCCGAAGCAGACCTACTACTTGTCCATGGAGTATCTTCAAGGACGAGCCTTGACCAATGCCATTGGGAATTTGAACGTTCAGAGTGCCTATGCTGAAGCTTTGAATAAGTTGGGCCATGAGCTCGAGAATATAACCGAGCAG GAAAAAGATGCTGCACTTGGAAATGGTGGCCTGGGAAGGCTTGCTTCATGCTTTCTAGACTCCATGGCAACGTTAAATTTGCCGGCCTGGGGGTATGGTTTGAGGTACAGATACGGGCTGTTCAAGCAACGGATTGGCAAGGATGGCCAAGAAGAAACTGCTGAGGACTGGCTAGAG AAATTTAGCCCTTGGGAAGTAGTCAGGCATGATGTTGTATATCCAGTCAGGTTCTTTGGTCGTGTTCATGTTAATCCTGAAGGATC GCGAAAATGGGTTGAGGGAGAGGTTCTGCAAGCTCTGGCTTATGATGTGCCAATTCCAGGATACAAAACCAAGAACACTATTAGTCTTCGTCTATGGGACGCCAAAGCATCTTCCGAGGATTTTAACCTCTTTAAGTTTAATGATGGTCAATACGAACCTGCCGCTCAGCTTCATTCTCGAGCTCAACAG ATTTGTGCTGTTTTATATCCTGGAGATGCTACAGAAGAAGGGAAACTTTTACGTCTGAAGCAACAATTCTTCCTCTGCAGTGCATCGCTTCAG GACATTATTTTCAGATTCAAGGAGAGGAAACAAGGGACGGAATTGAAATGGTCCGAGTTTCCAACCAAGGTTGCTGTCCAAATGAATGATACTCATCCTACACTTGCAATTCCGGAGCTAATGCGATTGCTCTTGGATGAGGAAGGACTTGGGTGGGATGAGGCATGGGATGTGACAACAAG GACTGTTGCTTATACTAATCACACAGTCCTTCCTGAAGCACTTGAGAAATGGTCACAGACTGTCATGTGGAAGCTTCTTCCTCGCCATATGGAAATCATACAAGAAATTGACAAAAGG TTCATTGACATGGTGCGTGCTACACGGACAGATCTTGAGAGTAAAATTCCCACTATGTGCGTCTTGGATAACAATCCCCAAAAGCCTGTTGTGAGGATGGCTAATTTATGTGTGGTGTCTGGACATACG GTTAATGGTGTTGCTGAGTTGCATAGTGACATTTTAAAGAATGAGTTATTTGCAGACTATGTCTCACTATGGCCATCCAAGTTCCAGAACAAAACTAACGGGATTACTCCTCGGCGGTGGCTGAAGTTCTGCAGTCCTGAGCTCAGTAATATAATCACCAAATGGTTAAAAACAGATGAATGGGCAACCAACCTGGACCTACTTGTCGGTCTTCGAAAG TTAGCTGATGATGCAAAATTACAAGAGGAATGGGCGTCTGCCAAGATGGCTAATAAGAAGCGTTTGGCACAGTACATAGAGCATGTGACAGGTGTCAAGATTGACCCAAACACTCTTTTTGACATACAAGTGAAGCGGATTCATGAGTATAAAAGACAGTTGCTTAATATTCTGGGTGCAATTTATAGATATAAGAAGCTAAAG GAGATGAGCCCTGAAGAGCGGAAGAAAGCAACTCCACGCACAGTCATGATTGGAGGAAAAGCATTTGCAACATATACAAATGCAAAAAGAATAGTGAAGCTGGTGAACGATGTAGGTGCGGTGGTCAATACTGATCCTGAGGTCAATAGCTATTTGAAG GTTGTATTTGTTCCAAATTACAATGTATCTGTGGCTGAGCTACTTATCCCAGGAAGTGAACTGTCACAACATATCAGCACTGCAGGCATGGAGGCAAGTGGCACAAGCAACATGAAGTTCTCTTTGAATGGTTGCCTCATAATAGGAACACTGGATGGAGCTAATGTTGAAATCCGTGAGGAAATTGGAcaggaaaactttttcctttttggtgCCACAGCTGATGAAGTCCCTAAGCTCCGCAAGGATAGAGAGAACGGACTG TTCAAACCAGATCCTCGGTTCGAAGAAGCAAAGAAGTTTATTAGGAGTGGAGCATTTGGTAGCTACGACTACAATCCACTTCTTGACTCTCTGGAGGGGAACAGCGGTTTTGGTCGTGCTGATTATTTTCTTGTCGGCCATGACTTCGCAGGCTATCTAGATGCTCAAGCAAGAGTTGATGAAGCTTACAA GGATAGGAAGAAGTGGCTTAAGATGTCCATATTGAGCACTGCAGGGTCCGGCAAGTTCAGCAGCGACCGGACAATTGCTCAGTATGCCAAGGAAATCTGGAAGATCGAGGAGTGCCGTGTACCATAG
- the LOC133732203 gene encoding uncharacterized protein LOC133732203: MAQEVSDAKNISLKALVDKGRNRVIFVEADNDFIDVLFSFLTLPMGKIVKLARDHSTALEIGCINKLYQSIEKLDVHVFRSNVCRDMLLLPHCAANCHCKNLKLKIIDDVEPTRFRCNNYAYGCSWLSYYATVPCPSSHTGRSEVYLSVDDSQVGGVFVKDGASVIITDDLQVLPQLSAASISLFTKLGATNSNTTEELTFNIGVEQVLNLLVSSFVSKTPFTETLLKPNPVPKFGCVNSSQGKCIESQMSGDSIDEEKEKNISVKLIVSKSKNVVCYAEVREDFVNLIFSFLTLPLGFILKQMLDFPWKGCIDQLCKGVLDFDEQFFKSNHHKELLCNPKLVPGFIFENNLLGIEEAVYYRFYDNKYKWTSDSSIIPSNQSSVEVKFLDPKSHGDKDRNARGFLKEPAIFTVTDNLDVRRASPIFQLSVLNDLKVHFTDIEDRTVHVGKNEALRLLVASVVSDSALTNAFLRKPQEPSIKREQ; the protein is encoded by the exons ATGGCTCAAGAAGTATCAGATGCGAAGAATATCAGCTTGAAGGCATTGGTGGACAAGGGAAGAAACAGAGTAATCTTCGTAGAGGCCGATAATGATTTCATTGATGTTCTCTTCAGTTTTTTGACATTACCAATGGGAAAAATTGTCAAGCTTGCTCGCGACCATTCAACAGCACTGGAAATAGGTTGCATAAACAAATTGTATCAGAGTATTGAGAAGCTTGATGTGCACGTTTTCAGGTCCAATGTATGTAGAGACATGTTGTTACTTCCGCACTGTGCAGCTAACTGTCATTGCAAGAACCTCAAATTGAAAATTATTGACGATGTGGAGCCAACACGGTTTAGGTGCAATAATTACGCTTACGGTTGCTCCTGGTTAAGTTATTATGCAACGGTTCCTTGCCCTTCCTCACATACCGGGCGTTCTGAAGTATATCTTTCAGTGGACGATTCTCAAGTTGGAGGGGTATTTGTAAAAGACGGAGCCAGTGTTATAATAACTGATGATTTACAAGTGCTACCCCAATTAAGTGCAGCTAGCATTTCCTTGTTTACCAAGCTTGGAGCCACGAATAGCAATACCACTGAGGAGCTAACTTTTAATATTGGAGTCGAGCAG GTTTTGAATTTGCTTGTGAGCTCATTTGTATCCAAAACGCCATTCACTGAAACTCTGCTGAAGCCTAATCCTGTACCAAAATTTGGTTGTGTGAATTCCAGTCAAGGAAAATGTATTGAATCTCAAATGTCGGGGGACTCCATAGacgaggaaaaagaaaaaaacatctCTGTCAAGCTCATAGTGAGTAAATCAAAGAATGTGGTTTGCTATGCAGAAGTACGAGAGGATTTTGTTAATTTGATCTTCAGTTTCTTGACTCTTCCACTTGGGTTTATATTAAAGCAGATGCTGGATTTCCCTTGGAAAGGATGTATTGATCAGTTGTGCAAGGGTGTCCTGGATTTTGATGAGCAATTTTTTAAGTCAAATCACCACAAGGAATTGCTATGCAATCCCAAACTTGTTCCTGGGTTCATCTTTGAGAACAATCTTTTAGGAATTGAGGAGGCCGTGTACTATAGGTTTTATGATAATAAGTATAAGTGGACTTCTGATAGTTCCATTATCCCTTCTAACCAGTCCTCAGTCGAAGTTAAATTTTTGGATCCCAAATCCCATGGTGATAAAGATAGAAATGCTAGGGGATTCTTAAAAGAACCAGCGATTTTCACAGTAACTGACAATTTGGATGTAAGGCGAGCATCTCCAATCTTTCAACTGTCtgttcttaatgatttgaaGGTACATTTCACTGATATTGAGGACCGAACTGTGCATGTTGGCAAGAACGAG GCTTTGCGTCTTTTGGTGGCTTCTGTTGTTTCTGACTCAGCTCTAACCAATGCTTTCCTACGGAAGCCACAGGAGCCATCGATTAAGCGAGAGCAATGA
- the LOC133732020 gene encoding calmodulin-binding receptor-like cytoplasmic kinase 2 isoform X2 — MCFKEFFNKRYDKNHTSRPKPQEMKKAQSPHNQRNQFSNFHFEDDKNNKTKQQSGSRSALKHMKAAVKKVFTVLFFRRKVNSKAAASASVIDPRRNSNRIRGVSSSTDGSLGSTDTKNSSKLKLSGSSGSSTTQIGVIETTNFSYEEISKATEKFSQANKIGEGAFGTVYRGRLGDGSLVAVKRAKKTVSDKLLALEFKNEILTLSMIEHLNLVRLYGYLEHGDERIILVEYVGNGTLREHLDGTRGNGLEIAERLDIAIDVAHAITYLHTYTDPPIIHRDIKSLNILITEKLRAKVADFGFARLSADPDATHISTQIKGTAGYLDPEYLKTYQLTEKSDVYSFGVLLVELMTGRRPIEPTKPNNERLTTRWAIQTLKRGEAILVMDPRLRRSAASTMAMEKILKLAHECLAPLRQSRPSMKKCAEVLWGIRKEFREKAFPAPPPPTSHYSDNFPVRDAKMTRHQTFGIEDGDSYKFISA; from the exons ATGTGTTTCAAAGAG TTTTTCAACAAAAGATATGATAAAAACCACACCAGCCGGCCTAAACCTCAGGAAATGAAGAAAGCTCAAAGTCCTCATAACCAGAGGAATCAGTTTTCCAATTTTCACTTTGAAGATGACAAGAATAATAAAACCAAGCAACAGAGTGGAAGCCGTTCTGCCCTGAAGCATATGAAGGCTGCAGTGAAGAAAGTTTTCACAGTTCTTTTCTTTCGAAGAAAGGTCAACTCAAAGgctgctgcttctgcttctgtaATTGATCCAAGAAGAAACAGTAATAGAATCAGAGGAGTTTCAT CTTCAACCGATGGTTCATTGGGGAGTACTGACACTAAGAACTCATCAAAGCTCAAGTTATCTGGGTCTTCTGGTTCTTCTACTACTCAGATTGGAGTAATTGAGACGACAAATTTCTCCTACGAAGAGATTTCTAAGGCAACCGAAAAGTTCTCTCAAGCAAATAAAATTGGTGAGGGTGCTTTTGGGACAGTGTACAGGGGAAGGCTCGGGGATGGATCTCTTGTTGCTGTAAAGCGTGCCAAGAAG ACAGTATCTGACAAGCTCTTAGCATTGGAGTTCAAGAATGAAATACTCACCTTGTCCATGATTGAGCATCTGAATTTGGTAAGATTATATGGATATTTGGAGCATGGGGACGAGCGGATTATTTTGGTTGAATATGTTGGCAACGGAACACTACGGGAACATCTGGATG GTACACGCGGAAATGGACTTGAAATTGCAGAACGGTTAGACATCGCAATTGATGTGGCTCATGCAATTACCTATCTTCACACGTACACAG ATCCTCCAATAATCCACAGAGACATAAAATCATTAAACATCCTCATCACAGAGAAATTACGGGCGAAAGTAGCAGACTTTGGGTTTGCACGATTGTCTGCAGACCCTGATGCAACTCATATTTCAACTCAGATTAAAGGAACGGCAGGCTACTTGGATCCTGAGTACCTCAAGACTTATCAGCTCACCGAAAAGAGTGATGTTTACTCCTTTGGTGTGTTGCTTGTAGAGCTGATGACAGGAAGACGACCCATCGAACCCACCAAACCAAACAATGAAAGATTAACAACAAGATGG GCAATCCAAACATTGAAACGAGGAGAAGCTATACTTGTCATGGATCCAAGGCTACGGAGAAGTGCGGCATCAACCATGGCAATGGAGAAAATCCTCAAGCTAGCTCACGAGTGCCTTGCACCTTTAAGACAATCAAGACCCTCCATGAAAAAATGTGCTGAAGTATTATGGGGGATTCGCAAGGAATTCAGAGAGAAAGCCTTccctgctcctcctcctccaactTCTCACTACTCTGACAATTTTCCTGTGAGAGATGCTAAGATGACTAGGCACCAGACTTTTGGAATTGAAGATGGTGATAGCTATAAATTTATCTCAGCGTAA
- the LOC133732460 gene encoding uncharacterized protein LOC133732460, whose product MQMAKEYLDLTDHDSEAVSQLDIAAQRAGVEFYEVFALRGIRVDRVEPGLVVCSFKVPPRLTDTAGNFATGAIANLVDVVGNSTIYCLGRPMNVSIDMSISYMSKAKIDDELEITSKRLGQRGRYFGTIVVLKNKATGEIIAEGRHSLFRSNFVPKL is encoded by the exons ATGCAGATGGCCAAGGAGTACCTGGATCTGACCGACCACGACTCAGAGGCCGTATCGCAACTCGACATTGCAGCTCAACGAGCCGGGGTCGAGTTCTACGAGGTCTTCGCTCTTCGAGGCATCCGAGTCGACCGAGTCGAACCCGGACTCGTCGTTTGTTCTTTCAAGGTCCCTCCCCGCCTCACC GACACAGCTGGAAATTTTGCCACTGGTGCAATTGCAAACCTTGTTGATGTAGTTGGTAATTCTACAATTTATTGTCTCGGTCGCCCTATGAATGTTTCAATAGACATGTCCATCTCGTATATGTCAAAGGCAAAGATCGAT GATGAATTAGAGATCACCTCAAAGAGGCTAGGACAAAGAGGACGTTATTTTGGAACAATAGTGGTGCTGAAAAACAAAGCAACTGGGGAGATTATTGCTGAAGGTCGACATTCATTGTTTCGTTCAAATTTTGTTCCCAAACTCTGA
- the LOC133732019 gene encoding probable anion transporter 4, chloroplastic, with amino-acid sequence MNSTIRTSYLSLSRGRKIPKPESPNLQLPPRSVNSPNRCNGFRNVSPANSLLRIGLRHDSAHLRSVQSRRVRVSSKNAQFGSFADGSEAQAPSFGEFITSERVKVVAMLALALALCNADRVVMSVAIVPLSLSNGWSRSFAGIVQSSFLWGYLVSPIAGGTLVDYYGGKAVMAWGVALWSMATFLTPWAAETSLWLLLAMRALLGIAEGVALPSMNNMVARWFPKTERSRAVGIAMAGFQLGSSVGLMLSPILMSQGGVFGPFVIFGLSGFLWVLVWLSATSSTPDRSPQISKYELDYIQSERQKSFLGENKPKTTKVIPPFRRLLSKPPTWALIVANAMHSWGFFVFLSWMPIYFNSVYHVDLRQAAWFSAVPWTVMAVMGYIGGLWSDIMIRNGTSVTLTRNIMQSIGFIGPGIALVGLTTAKSPSVASAWLTLAVGLKAFSHSGFLVNLQEIAPQYSGVLHGISNTAGTFAAILGTVGAGFFVELVGSFQGFLLFTSLLYILAALFYILFSTGERVDFDEPTPV; translated from the exons ATGAACTCCACAATCCGCACTTCTTATCTCTCTCTTTCCCGCGGCCGGAAAATTCCCAAACCGGAATCGCCGAACCTCCAACTACCTCCTCGTTCCGTCAACTCGCCGAACCGTTGCAACGGTTTCCGAAACGTTTCGCCGGCCAATTCGCTGCTGAGAATTGGACTCCGGCATGACTCGGCTCACCTCCGCAGCGTTCAATCTAGACGAGTTAGGGTTTCGTCAAAGAACGCTCAATTCGGCTCGTTCGCGGACGGGAGCGAAGCTCAGGCACCGAGCTTCGGGGAGTTTATTACATCGGAGAGAGTCAAAGTGGTGGCGATGCTCGCTTTGGCTTTGGCTCTGTGCAATGCCGACCGCGTTGTGATGTCGGTGGCGATTGTGCCGTTATCGCTCTCTAATGGTTGGAGCCGATCGTTTGCTGGTATTGTTCAG TCATCTTTCCTGTGGGGATACCTTGTATCTCCGATAGCTGGAGGGACACTTGTAGACTACTATGGTGGTAAGGCAGTCATGGCCTGGGGAGTGGCTTTGTGGTCTATGGCTACCTTCCTTACACCGTGGGCTGCTGAAACTTCGCTATGGCTTCTCCTCGCAATGAGAGCTCTCCTTGGCATCGCCGAAGGTGTGGCTCTTCCTAGCATGAACAACATGGTAGCAAG aTGGTTTCCTAAGACAGAGCGATCCAGGGCTGTTGGAATTGCAATGGCTGGATTTCAGCTTGGAAGTTCAGTAGGACTCATGCTATCTCCGATTCTCATGTCACAAGGTGGTGTATTTGGACCATTTGTGATTTTTGGTTTATCTGGATTTCTTTGGGTTTTGGTATGGTTATCTGCAACATCAAGTACTCCTGACCGCAGTCCTCAGATATCAAAATATGAATTGGATTACATACAGAGCGAGAGGCAGAAATCCTTTCTGGGGGAAAATAAACCTAAGACAACCAAAGTGATCCCTCCTTTCAGGCGCTTGCTTTCTAAACCGCCCACCTGGGCCTTAATAGTTGCAAATGCCATGCATAGCTGG ggttttttcgtttttctttccTGGATGCCCATCTACTTCAACTCC GTGTATCATGTCGACCTGAGACAAGCAGCTTGGTTTAGTGCTGTTCCATGGACTGTCATGGCAGTCATGGGATATATTGGTGGTTTGTGGTCGGACATAATGATCCGAAATGGTACAAGTGTCACTTTGACTCGAAATATCATGCAG TCGATCGGTTTCATAGGTCCTGGGATTGCTCTTGTAGGTTTAACTACAGCAAAAAGTCCATCAGTTGCATCTGCTTGGCTTACTTTAGCAGTTGGACTTAAAGCCTTTAGTCACTCTGGCTTTCTGGTGAATCTTCAG GAGATCGCTCCCCAGTACTCTGGTGTTTTACATG GAATATCAAATACTGCCGGTACATTTGCTGCTATTTTGGGAACAGTTGGAGCTGGTTTTTTTGTCGAATTGGTGGGTTCTTTCCAAGGATTTCTGTTGTTCACGTCACTGTTATATATTCTTGCTGCCCTTTTCTACATCCTATTTTCTACCGGGGAGAGAGTAGATTTTGATGAACCAA CTCCAGTATGA
- the LOC133732020 gene encoding calmodulin-binding receptor-like cytoplasmic kinase 2 isoform X1, with the protein MNYILVRTTINVRGVPVTRNPFVSFQFFNKRYDKNHTSRPKPQEMKKAQSPHNQRNQFSNFHFEDDKNNKTKQQSGSRSALKHMKAAVKKVFTVLFFRRKVNSKAAASASVIDPRRNSNRIRGVSSSTDGSLGSTDTKNSSKLKLSGSSGSSTTQIGVIETTNFSYEEISKATEKFSQANKIGEGAFGTVYRGRLGDGSLVAVKRAKKTVSDKLLALEFKNEILTLSMIEHLNLVRLYGYLEHGDERIILVEYVGNGTLREHLDGTRGNGLEIAERLDIAIDVAHAITYLHTYTDPPIIHRDIKSLNILITEKLRAKVADFGFARLSADPDATHISTQIKGTAGYLDPEYLKTYQLTEKSDVYSFGVLLVELMTGRRPIEPTKPNNERLTTRWAIQTLKRGEAILVMDPRLRRSAASTMAMEKILKLAHECLAPLRQSRPSMKKCAEVLWGIRKEFREKAFPAPPPPTSHYSDNFPVRDAKMTRHQTFGIEDGDSYKFISA; encoded by the exons ATGAATTATATATTGGTAAGGACCACCATTAATGTTAGAGGGGTACCTGTAACCAGAAACCCATTCGTTTCATTTCAGTTTTTCAACAAAAGATATGATAAAAACCACACCAGCCGGCCTAAACCTCAGGAAATGAAGAAAGCTCAAAGTCCTCATAACCAGAGGAATCAGTTTTCCAATTTTCACTTTGAAGATGACAAGAATAATAAAACCAAGCAACAGAGTGGAAGCCGTTCTGCCCTGAAGCATATGAAGGCTGCAGTGAAGAAAGTTTTCACAGTTCTTTTCTTTCGAAGAAAGGTCAACTCAAAGgctgctgcttctgcttctgtaATTGATCCAAGAAGAAACAGTAATAGAATCAGAGGAGTTTCAT CTTCAACCGATGGTTCATTGGGGAGTACTGACACTAAGAACTCATCAAAGCTCAAGTTATCTGGGTCTTCTGGTTCTTCTACTACTCAGATTGGAGTAATTGAGACGACAAATTTCTCCTACGAAGAGATTTCTAAGGCAACCGAAAAGTTCTCTCAAGCAAATAAAATTGGTGAGGGTGCTTTTGGGACAGTGTACAGGGGAAGGCTCGGGGATGGATCTCTTGTTGCTGTAAAGCGTGCCAAGAAG ACAGTATCTGACAAGCTCTTAGCATTGGAGTTCAAGAATGAAATACTCACCTTGTCCATGATTGAGCATCTGAATTTGGTAAGATTATATGGATATTTGGAGCATGGGGACGAGCGGATTATTTTGGTTGAATATGTTGGCAACGGAACACTACGGGAACATCTGGATG GTACACGCGGAAATGGACTTGAAATTGCAGAACGGTTAGACATCGCAATTGATGTGGCTCATGCAATTACCTATCTTCACACGTACACAG ATCCTCCAATAATCCACAGAGACATAAAATCATTAAACATCCTCATCACAGAGAAATTACGGGCGAAAGTAGCAGACTTTGGGTTTGCACGATTGTCTGCAGACCCTGATGCAACTCATATTTCAACTCAGATTAAAGGAACGGCAGGCTACTTGGATCCTGAGTACCTCAAGACTTATCAGCTCACCGAAAAGAGTGATGTTTACTCCTTTGGTGTGTTGCTTGTAGAGCTGATGACAGGAAGACGACCCATCGAACCCACCAAACCAAACAATGAAAGATTAACAACAAGATGG GCAATCCAAACATTGAAACGAGGAGAAGCTATACTTGTCATGGATCCAAGGCTACGGAGAAGTGCGGCATCAACCATGGCAATGGAGAAAATCCTCAAGCTAGCTCACGAGTGCCTTGCACCTTTAAGACAATCAAGACCCTCCATGAAAAAATGTGCTGAAGTATTATGGGGGATTCGCAAGGAATTCAGAGAGAAAGCCTTccctgctcctcctcctccaactTCTCACTACTCTGACAATTTTCCTGTGAGAGATGCTAAGATGACTAGGCACCAGACTTTTGGAATTGAAGATGGTGATAGCTATAAATTTATCTCAGCGTAA